TAACAAGTTCAAGACCCGGCCAGACATGATTGGAAATGCCGCGTGGGATGCATTTGTTGGACTCGGACTCAGGGATAAGACCGGCCAAAGCTCATATACCAAACCAGCTGCGAAATTCGCAATTGTCGCAAAGGTTGACGGCTGGAACTACGGCGGTGTTAAGAAGCATGGAGTGTACGCAAAGGAGATGCTGATTGAAAACCTTTGCACGCTCGACCCGATTGGCTTCGAGCTTTCCCACTCATCGGATGCCGTTCCGAACCGCGAGCGCCACTATCGCGGATACTACGACTCTGATCCGTTCCTCGCTGGTATTTTTGCCTACGACATTCTCGTAGCGAATTTCCGCTCTGATCAGGTGACAGGCGGAATCACGCCGATTGAGGATTACTTCATTCGGGATAGGTACGCCTCTTTTGTGTACGAGGCCATGATGGCGACAGCTGGGATGTGGCGCATGGGCGATCTCGGCATGTGGGCCGGGGCTCGCGTGATGACTGCGGTTGCAATCGCTATGATCATGCGCGAGTACACCTCACCTATTTACGGCACGTCCGGCTTCGGCACCGTTCAGACGACCTATCCGCTTTGCCCTTACCAAACGGATCAACTGACCTGGAAGAAGGCGATGTTTGACAACGATGCGCCGCGCACTGCGTATCCGAACTATACATACCGCGGGCAGGGGCAGGGCGAGCTGTTTTCGTCTGCGTCTCTTCTTTATGGTGGGCGCAGTTACCCTGAGGGCATGTGGACCGATAAGCTCGCTTATTTCTCCACCGGATTGATGGAACGGCACCTGACCGTGTGGGCAAACATGGCAGTTCGATATGGAGGTGGGAAGCGAGACACCCGCTTCGAGGTTGCTCTCCGCAACTGCGCAAATGCGCTCATGGTTGGTACTGGCGATCCGTACCCGCAAACACCCCAGCGCCGCCCGGTAATGCTTTGCTGCAACAGCCATTGGTTCGACGTGGCGCAGACCAACATCCCGGCGATTAATGCGCTGCCGACAACTGACAATCGCCACCCGGGTAAAGCTATTGCCGACTCTTCGCCGTGGGCTTTCGCGTGGTACGACGACGGCATCACTGGGAACGCGATTGCGCCTGCGATCACGTCGCAGCCTGTTGGATTAAGCATCGTCGTTGGCCAGACCGCACAATTCACGGTTGCAGCATCGGGGACAGCGCCTCTCGCCTACCAGTGGAAAAAGGACCTCGCCGACATCACTGGCGCAACAAGCGCGACGCTGACGATCCCTAATGCCCAGTTGGGTGATGCGGGTAGCTATACTTGCGTCGTCATAAACGACGGAGGCTCGGCCACAAGCTCTGCTGCTGTTCTGAATGTGACCGCACCTTCAACTCCACCTCCCTCTAATCCGCAGTGGCAGCGCGATTGGCAGAACCGCGGATAAAGAGCAGCGCCATGAATGCGAGGAATGAAAGGCCGATGGTACAAGCGGTGTCGGGAATCTTTGATAGGTTATCGTTGGTCACGCGGTACACAGCCAGCCGATGGATTTCGGCGCCCTCGATATGAAATGCGTCACTGATCCCGTCTGGCCTAAATAGCTCGTATCCAGTGTTACCGTTGTTGTAAGGATGCGTGTTTGGTGGGAAGATATAGTTGAGCCCGGAGCTTACAGTCAGCGCATCAAGTCCAAAACTTGGCCCGAGATATGGGCTCTGGTATGTTTGGTAAATGCCGCTATCGATATCTTCTAGCCCATCATAAATGAACTTTTTATCACTCGATTTGTGCTGTCTTCCAATTTGGAAAGAACTCCCAAAATAATCTGAGTAAATGTCCGAGTAATTAATCCAGTCAGGAATGGGTACTGTATCTGAGCGAACGAACAAAAAGGCCGTTCTCTGCCAGTCTTGTTCGCTTAAGGTATAACCGGTCTCCATGGTCCATTTGTCTGGGTTGTATCCTCCCATGAGTGCCGTGAGATAAACTTGCGGACCTCCATTTGCGTCCGCGAGCGCTAGGTAAGTCTGTGCAAAAAACACCGTAGCTCCCTGCCCAACAGCAGCCTTTCTAAAATCCGCTCCGGTCTGCCCGTCGCCAGCCTTCGACTCGAAAATCTTATAGAACGACGCATTCGGCGTGCCGATCTCGGTGGCGATCTGCAGCCGGTCGGCCTGGGTGATGAGGGTTGCCTGCGCCGACGCGGCGAGGCAGAGGAGAGCGAGCAGGTGTTTCATGGGTGAGTGAGTGATGCGCCACGACGCTACGCCCGCCGCATGGATGCCGCAGCCGTGGCGCACTGCCGCAAAAGGTGCGTTTCATGACTTGAGTATGAACCGTTATGAACTCTCGTCGTGTAGTGGTATCCACTAGGTAAGGCTAAGGCCATGGCCGGTTGATCCACATGTCGTGATCTACTCTCGCTCCGATTTTTAGGCCTCAAATTTGCGTTCATGGAGGAGGCTATCCAGCACAGGAACTGAAGGCTGATCAGCTTCTGTGCCGACCGTTCGGCCTTCGAAAACCACGAAGGCCATGAACCTGATCCTGAATCTATTCCGCCTCATCCCGGCGTTCTTCTCATTCTTCGGCGGCGCGTTCACCGATGGTCGGAAGCCCTCGAGTGGTCGCACGCTGGCGCTGACCATCCTCCCTCCGACCTACCTGGTCATACTCTACGTCTGGTTCCACCTCTCGCTTTCGAAGGAGGCAATCCAGGAGATCCCTGCCTCGGTACAGACATTCCTCGGAACCGTCACGGGTCCTCTGCTGGTTTTTCTCCACATGAACAAGCGTGTGGAGAGTAAGCAGGTTGATCCCGGCTCCAACCCGCCAGCGGCTTCCTGACCATGGACCGCAACGCCTACTCGTTCTACGCGCTCGAAGACTTTGAGTTGAGCGATCGGATGTTTCTCCCAGAAGCGGTCGGGATGAAGCGGACCGAGACGGAGGACACTGCGAAGTTTAGTCGATGCAAGCGCGGGAAAATCGTTCGGTTCACTTCCTTTGGCGGCCTGGAGAATGCGAACGATGTGAACAATCACTGCGAGGATCTGCTCTTTGAGAATGGGAGTTTTATCGGTGGCGAGCAGGCGGCGATCGTCGTGAAAGGCCGCTCTCGGAACATCGTCTATCGACATGTCTCGATCAAGCGCAGTCGGCACAGCCGCATCGACGTGCTTTGGGACGACTACTCTGACCAGTCGAAGGAGTACAGCACAGGCGTGCTCGATCAGGTTTACACACCCGACGGCTCGCCCGTTCGCCTCGCCTTTGGCCGCTACCACCGCCCGCAGATTACGCCCGGGACG
This portion of the Opitutaceae bacterium genome encodes:
- a CDS encoding immunoglobulin domain-containing protein encodes the protein MADTELSNSKCGIDLYFGTGYGAEKGTGYYEEYLYHDKLTWDAKVVYIRDTTALEFQYNAQSQSGAGAVVRYKIDRDRQYWFKWADNSRRTETARVLPAYSTPFTLASQNYEAGVPVVGTTGWGSGSLSDPATYHRGVLDSFGDEWHTLAYASDNNAAARLTTPITDQAFYAVDGKTVLLVVNPKTPCFTARAGTGGQFFTTLPKAYWTPKVVAQTTYFSGSCSFELRDIYGRHVSYRINGGSWVPAGASTVTLTDANFTNGTNTLEYRSAGFEANAKTRTIIKNPTHPSLAEPHGDYLWGDTAGYNAMLSRLTRDPYKGEYNKFKTRPDMIGNAAWDAFVGLGLRDKTGQSSYTKPAAKFAIVAKVDGWNYGGVKKHGVYAKEMLIENLCTLDPIGFELSHSSDAVPNRERHYRGYYDSDPFLAGIFAYDILVANFRSDQVTGGITPIEDYFIRDRYASFVYEAMMATAGMWRMGDLGMWAGARVMTAVAIAMIMREYTSPIYGTSGFGTVQTTYPLCPYQTDQLTWKKAMFDNDAPRTAYPNYTYRGQGQGELFSSASLLYGGRSYPEGMWTDKLAYFSTGLMERHLTVWANMAVRYGGGKRDTRFEVALRNCANALMVGTGDPYPQTPQRRPVMLCCNSHWFDVAQTNIPAINALPTTDNRHPGKAIADSSPWAFAWYDDGITGNAIAPAITSQPVGLSIVVGQTAQFTVAASGTAPLAYQWKKDLADITGATSATLTIPNAQLGDAGSYTCVVINDGGSATSSAAVLNVTAPSTPPPSNPQWQRDWQNRG